A single Anatilimnocola floriformis DNA region contains:
- a CDS encoding FliO/MopB family protein — translation MLILLGSSLSAFAQQQLPSGAVRSHYAKQGAIPAVREQTPVYAPAAPASSHQPIAPVAHETHIPEPGPLPTRGPAPAPILITPRGSTSPKALVRTPTSGWGALSSVGASLGLVLGAFLCVAMLSKRYLPKAAGPLPKEVVEQLGWAPLVGRQQMQLVRLGNKLLLISVTPGSSAEPLAEVTDPAEVERLSAMCRRAKPESSTQTFRDVISDLERQPTRGFVETQPRPVTPRPATTTTPISTTTPQRPVIARPLNG, via the coding sequence ATGTTGATCCTCCTCGGATCATCGTTGTCGGCGTTTGCCCAACAACAACTCCCCAGCGGCGCCGTTCGTTCGCACTACGCCAAACAAGGCGCCATCCCCGCCGTTCGCGAACAAACACCTGTGTATGCTCCTGCTGCTCCCGCCTCGAGTCATCAGCCGATCGCTCCCGTCGCGCACGAAACGCACATTCCCGAGCCCGGTCCGTTGCCGACTCGCGGTCCCGCACCGGCTCCCATTCTGATCACGCCCCGAGGTTCGACCAGTCCCAAAGCTCTCGTCCGCACGCCAACGTCGGGTTGGGGCGCACTCAGCAGCGTTGGCGCTAGTCTCGGCCTCGTGCTCGGCGCGTTCCTCTGCGTCGCGATGCTTTCAAAACGCTACCTGCCGAAGGCCGCGGGCCCGCTGCCCAAGGAAGTTGTCGAGCAACTCGGTTGGGCGCCGCTCGTCGGCCGTCAGCAAATGCAGCTTGTCCGTCTCGGCAACAAGCTGTTGCTGATCTCGGTCACGCCCGGCAGCAGCGCCGAACCGCTGGCCGAAGTTACCGATCCCGCCGAAGTGGAACGCCTCAGTGCAATGTGCCGGCGAGCCAAACCCGAAAGCTCGACGCAAACATTTCGCGACGTCATCAGCGACCTCGAACGCCAGCCGACTCGCGGTTTTGTCGAAACGCAACCGCGCCCGGTGACCCCGCGTCCAGCTACGACGACAACGCCGATTAGCACCACCACTCCACAGCGCCCCGTGATTGCGAGGCCCCTCAATGGTTAA
- a CDS encoding flagellar basal body-associated FliL family protein: MLKPILVTVLVAVVILTECALAYMLIPSSAEVAAKLDEHGEATAAKTDEHGAKDEHGKKEDAHGKKDDAHGKKDDAHGKKDAHGAAKKDAHAKPAHGGGHDPAGGGKVPAGSGTGGEVEVEMGKFNLMVHETASNVTLRVNFHLVGTVEDADSDEVTRLIEKNQHRLRDQVIFEIRNAQMSDLSEAGLGLIKRRILAKSNDLLGQPLLQNVVFSEFSYLEQ; this comes from the coding sequence ATGCTCAAACCAATTCTCGTGACCGTTCTGGTGGCCGTTGTCATTCTCACCGAATGTGCGCTGGCCTACATGCTCATTCCCAGTTCCGCCGAAGTGGCGGCCAAGCTCGATGAGCACGGCGAAGCAACCGCAGCCAAGACCGACGAACACGGCGCGAAGGATGAGCACGGCAAGAAGGAAGATGCTCACGGAAAGAAAGACGACGCCCACGGCAAAAAAGACGACGCCCACGGCAAAAAAGACGCACACGGCGCTGCCAAGAAAGATGCTCACGCGAAGCCCGCTCATGGCGGCGGTCACGACCCGGCCGGAGGCGGCAAAGTTCCCGCCGGTTCCGGCACCGGCGGCGAAGTCGAAGTGGAAATGGGCAAGTTCAACCTGATGGTGCACGAGACTGCTAGCAATGTCACGCTGCGTGTGAATTTTCATCTGGTCGGCACCGTGGAAGACGCCGACAGCGACGAAGTCACGCGTTTGATCGAGAAAAACCAGCACCGCTTGCGTGATCAAGTCATCTTTGAAATCCGCAATGCGCAGATGAGCGACCTCTCGGAAGCCGGTTTGGGCTTGATTAAAAGACGCATTTTGGCGAAAAGTAACGATCTGCTCGGGCAGCCCTTGCTGCAGAATGTCGTGTTCAGCGAGTTCTCGTACCTCGAACAGTAA
- the fliN gene encoding flagellar motor switch protein FliN — protein sequence MADGEKISQDEIEQLLMQAQQVAGHKPPPIAPAAPATGGAVGQSEIENLLKQAPAARSAAAPQTQTATAVAPPRAAAPAAVKPSKVGDDIQFLLNQAEQAIASVDQPIDPAIAGIQPFEFRDFGGSPASGDKATLELLRDVDLQVRIELGRTQMYLEDVLKLKRGAVVPLDKLAGDPVDVYVNGRLIARGEVLVLNDNFCVRVAELLTSDDV from the coding sequence ATGGCTGACGGCGAAAAAATCTCGCAGGATGAAATCGAACAACTGCTGATGCAAGCGCAGCAGGTGGCCGGTCACAAGCCGCCCCCCATCGCGCCCGCAGCACCCGCAACCGGCGGAGCCGTCGGTCAATCGGAAATCGAAAACCTGCTGAAGCAAGCTCCCGCCGCTCGATCTGCGGCCGCCCCTCAAACACAAACTGCCACTGCAGTCGCTCCGCCTCGCGCCGCCGCTCCGGCCGCGGTCAAACCGAGCAAAGTCGGCGACGATATCCAATTCCTGCTCAACCAGGCCGAACAAGCGATCGCCTCGGTCGATCAGCCGATCGATCCCGCCATCGCCGGCATTCAGCCCTTCGAATTTCGCGACTTCGGCGGCAGTCCCGCGTCGGGCGACAAAGCCACGCTGGAACTTCTCCGCGATGTCGATCTGCAAGTCCGCATCGAGCTCGGCCGAACGCAGATGTATCTCGAAGATGTGCTCAAACTCAAACGCGGCGCGGTCGTGCCGCTCGACAAACTTGCCGGCGATCCCGTCGACGTTTACGTCAACGGCCGCTTGATCGCCCGCGGTGAAGTGCTGGTGCTGAACGACAACTTCTGCGTTCGCGTAGCGGAACTTTTAACAAGCGATGATGTGTAA